One genomic segment of Nitrospira sp. includes these proteins:
- a CDS encoding cytochrome bc complex cytochrome b subunit has protein sequence MQQTPSSSTELTALEKVIAFVDERVGLKTIQAKMLNEPVPGGSRWAYVFGSILLFIFIMQAVTGILLMFYYVPTADHAFASTQYIIHEVDYGWFLLSYHFWGSTAMVVCVFAHMSQVFLWGAYKSPRELIWLVGLALFGIVMGFGFTGYLLPWDQRAYWATTVGVEIMDKTPVIGDFMARFLKGGAIPGQMTLSRFFVIHVMILPAALMGLAGLHIFLFRAAGPAGPFRGTPEEIKAKTDYFFPRQIWKDIVGMITVFFTICALAFWEPVVLLEEATPDPGDYHPEPEWYFLFLFQLLRLKMFGGEFGQFVGAMALPGAFMALLAALPFIDKDPERNIFKRPIALIGWIVVMAMILLFTVAAIINREFLD, from the coding sequence ATGCAACAGACACCGTCCTCTTCAACTGAGCTCACCGCACTCGAAAAGGTCATTGCCTTTGTCGACGAGCGGGTCGGCCTTAAGACGATTCAAGCGAAGATGCTCAACGAGCCGGTACCCGGCGGCTCCCGTTGGGCCTACGTCTTCGGCTCCATCCTGTTGTTCATTTTCATCATGCAGGCCGTCACCGGCATTCTGCTGATGTTCTACTATGTGCCCACCGCCGACCACGCGTTTGCCAGCACGCAATACATCATTCACGAAGTCGATTACGGGTGGTTCCTCCTTAGCTACCATTTCTGGGGTTCGACCGCGATGGTGGTCTGTGTGTTTGCGCATATGTCGCAGGTCTTTCTCTGGGGCGCCTACAAGAGTCCTCGCGAATTGATCTGGCTGGTCGGTCTGGCCCTTTTTGGAATCGTCATGGGCTTCGGGTTTACCGGTTATTTGCTTCCATGGGACCAGCGCGCCTATTGGGCGACGACGGTCGGCGTCGAGATCATGGATAAGACTCCGGTCATCGGAGATTTCATGGCCCGCTTCCTCAAGGGCGGGGCGATTCCCGGACAGATGACGCTCAGTCGCTTTTTTGTCATCCACGTGATGATTCTGCCGGCGGCCTTGATGGGTCTTGCCGGGTTGCATATTTTCTTGTTTAGGGCCGCAGGTCCAGCCGGACCGTTCCGTGGCACTCCGGAAGAGATCAAGGCGAAGACCGACTATTTCTTCCCGCGCCAAATCTGGAAAGATATCGTCGGGATGATCACGGTGTTCTTCACTATCTGCGCGTTGGCGTTCTGGGAGCCGGTGGTGCTCCTTGAGGAAGCGACGCCGGATCCTGGCGACTATCATCCTGAGCCGGAGTGGTACTTCCTGTTCCTGTTCCAATTGCTGCGGCTTAAAATGTTTGGTGGCGAGTTCGGGCAGTTCGTGGGCGCCATGGCTCTGCCTGGCGCGTTTATGGCCTTGCTGGCCGCGCTGCCCTTCATCGACAAAGATCCGGAGCGGAATATTTTCAAGCGCCCCATCGCGCTGATCGGCTGGATTGTCGTGATGGCGATGATTCTTCTCTTTACCGTGGCCGCCATTATCAACCGGGAATTTTTGGACTAG
- a CDS encoding ubiquinol-cytochrome c reductase iron-sulfur subunit, with protein MMQPKLKTKVRATDREIGEISKVIVDPLSHEISHIVVSMNGSGERQIAMTFVQSVTDSLVELRAAAGDILELPPFKRDDYVTTHEVEIAHLEERVHVMPGEVLVPFPELEKSVKRRTFFMNFTHVIGFLIGLPIAFPVLRYLMKPMYSPFDNGWLKIGNVSKIKQDDIGVQFKYKRKVKEAYMPESEIEKNVWVLKVTPAVLEKVYQGKDMEFKDAFGKTVWTNKKDFPFVAFSGKCPHLGCGYKWRQHKVLGQVFLCPCHLSIYDASGKVLDGPAPRALDALPIKVSATGEVEIIDMEFKAGTKTQIRII; from the coding sequence ATGATGCAGCCGAAACTTAAAACAAAAGTCCGCGCGACGGACCGTGAAATCGGGGAAATCTCGAAAGTCATCGTCGATCCGCTTTCCCATGAGATCAGCCATATCGTCGTCTCGATGAATGGCAGCGGGGAGCGGCAGATCGCCATGACGTTCGTGCAGTCGGTGACCGACAGTCTTGTTGAGCTGCGCGCGGCTGCCGGCGATATCCTCGAACTGCCGCCGTTCAAGCGTGACGACTACGTGACGACCCATGAGGTCGAGATCGCGCATCTTGAAGAGCGTGTGCATGTCATGCCGGGTGAGGTGCTGGTTCCGTTCCCCGAGTTGGAGAAGAGCGTCAAGCGCCGCACGTTCTTCATGAACTTTACCCACGTCATCGGCTTTCTGATCGGGTTGCCGATTGCCTTTCCGGTTCTGCGCTATCTCATGAAGCCGATGTATTCACCGTTCGACAACGGATGGCTCAAGATCGGCAATGTCAGCAAGATCAAGCAAGACGATATCGGCGTCCAGTTCAAGTATAAGCGCAAAGTCAAAGAAGCCTACATGCCCGAGTCCGAGATCGAGAAAAACGTCTGGGTGTTGAAGGTGACACCTGCCGTCCTGGAGAAGGTCTATCAGGGCAAGGACATGGAATTTAAGGATGCCTTCGGGAAGACGGTCTGGACAAATAAGAAAGATTTCCCCTTCGTCGCGTTTTCCGGGAAATGTCCGCACCTCGGGTGCGGGTATAAATGGCGGCAGCACAAAGTATTGGGGCAGGTCTTCCTATGTCCCTGCCATTTGAGCATCTATGACGCGTCCGGCAAGGTGCTCGACGGACCGGCGCCGCGTGCCCTTGACGCCCTTCCCATTAAGGTGTCCGCCACGGGCGAAGTCGAAATCATCGATATGGAATTCAAGGCCGGTACTAAAACTCAAATCCGGATCATCTGA
- a CDS encoding cytochrome c, producing the protein MGKAIIKIIVGLVIGAGLWVATMTLEFPPVFRWLFFGYAVLGTVVFLILDAPTMKVMSGGKALVSLLVFYAILCTVFIAGASLWPQYDPEDEKGKIVKILKGKPNILDPWKADEVIARTKELDLKAKELTERIKALGTVQGAAGQEAGAAAAAPASAGASGGDVLKIGEEQWQLQECYNCHKLKGEGGKKRGPELDNIGTLLPQEEITKKILDPKSYKAEGFDAEYDKGKMPDKYKDLMELKDVQALAAWLATFKNTSVNTPKPIKMK; encoded by the coding sequence ATGGGCAAGGCAATCATTAAGATCATCGTCGGATTAGTGATCGGGGCCGGACTGTGGGTGGCCACGATGACATTAGAATTTCCTCCCGTCTTCCGATGGCTGTTCTTTGGCTATGCGGTGCTCGGCACCGTTGTGTTCTTGATTCTCGATGCACCGACCATGAAGGTGATGAGCGGCGGCAAGGCACTGGTTTCTCTCTTAGTGTTTTATGCCATCCTCTGCACGGTATTCATTGCCGGCGCGTCACTCTGGCCGCAATACGATCCGGAAGACGAAAAAGGGAAGATCGTCAAGATCCTGAAGGGGAAGCCTAACATTCTCGATCCCTGGAAGGCCGATGAAGTCATTGCCCGCACCAAGGAGCTGGATCTCAAGGCCAAGGAATTGACGGAACGGATTAAGGCGTTGGGAACCGTGCAGGGTGCCGCCGGTCAAGAGGCCGGGGCGGCTGCGGCGGCTCCTGCTTCTGCCGGAGCGTCAGGGGGCGATGTTCTGAAGATCGGCGAAGAGCAATGGCAGCTCCAGGAATGCTACAACTGCCACAAGCTGAAGGGTGAGGGTGGAAAGAAGCGCGGACCGGAACTCGATAACATCGGGACGCTCTTGCCGCAGGAAGAAATCACCAAGAAGATTCTTGATCCCAAGTCTTACAAGGCCGAAGGATTCGATGCGGAGTATGACAAGGGCAAGATGCCGGATAAGTACAAGGATCTGATGGAGCTCAAAGATGTGCAGGCCTTGGCGGCCTGGCTCGCGACGTTCAAGAACACGTCAGTCAATACACCGAAACCCATCAAGATGAAGTAA
- a CDS encoding cytochrome ubiquinol oxidase subunit I: MKTWQRSLMALIALLALFGGTAYAQAPGTPPVEFPYTGNRTAVWIVAQLHILFAGFILGAPIFVVISEWLGYRKQDPRYDRLAKEVTKVTVILYSMTALTGGLFIFVLLATYPQFTTWLINHFFIVFAVIYPLLFIGETFVLYMYFYTWDSWKGNKKARHIALGVLLNLIGSITLFVIDGPTSFMNTPVKAEGVSPVEFLATASIWDKMFNYSWMPLNMHRLVGNVTFGGFVAGLIAAYMYMGATKDEERAYYDWMGFVGNMIGVGALLFLPFMGYLLAYELCDYDASICPYMMADQLSMFFEMQGAMIGLIFLASNYYIWLSMKRIEGVEKVRMTIIAPIVMIALPLVMTKVLTDYPAPDPKSLMFLLPMLLAPAILGRFIPITVSSRTVIKIGFLMVVVGNAIWLTPHGFAPTGAKLVAELELPSDWNFLALMPAKNSAAFTLVFVTVVNYIIYNRAVTQGTIVWGKIDYASQFVLIFLAFSAIWTMGLMGAVRSLLRKYFHTYNLLPDFTAESFTPTLAYSAWYITGITVVFYAVVSFAILVTLRASHPKEHAPEGSPVPAGAK; this comes from the coding sequence ATGAAAACATGGCAGCGCAGTCTCATGGCTCTCATTGCGCTTCTAGCGCTGTTTGGCGGGACGGCCTATGCACAGGCACCTGGTACGCCGCCGGTTGAATTCCCTTATACCGGGAATCGGACAGCTGTCTGGATCGTCGCTCAGCTCCACATCCTGTTCGCAGGATTCATTCTCGGGGCGCCCATTTTCGTGGTCATCTCGGAGTGGCTGGGATACCGGAAACAGGATCCCCGTTATGATCGATTGGCAAAAGAGGTCACGAAGGTCACGGTTATTCTGTACAGTATGACCGCGTTGACCGGTGGTCTGTTCATTTTCGTGTTGCTGGCGACCTATCCGCAATTCACGACGTGGCTGATCAATCACTTCTTTATCGTCTTCGCCGTCATCTATCCACTGTTGTTCATCGGCGAGACGTTTGTTCTCTATATGTATTTCTATACGTGGGATTCGTGGAAGGGGAATAAGAAGGCCCGGCATATCGCGCTCGGAGTTCTGTTGAACCTGATCGGATCCATTACGCTCTTTGTAATCGATGGCCCTACCTCCTTCATGAACACGCCGGTGAAAGCCGAGGGTGTCTCTCCCGTTGAATTCCTGGCGACTGCCAGCATCTGGGACAAAATGTTCAACTACAGTTGGATGCCGCTCAATATGCACCGGCTGGTTGGGAATGTGACCTTCGGCGGCTTTGTGGCCGGCCTGATCGCCGCGTACATGTACATGGGGGCGACGAAGGATGAAGAGCGGGCCTATTACGATTGGATGGGCTTCGTCGGCAATATGATCGGTGTGGGTGCGCTCTTGTTCCTCCCGTTCATGGGCTATCTGTTAGCCTATGAGCTGTGCGACTACGATGCGTCCATCTGTCCGTACATGATGGCGGACCAGTTGTCGATGTTCTTTGAGATGCAGGGGGCGATGATCGGGCTCATCTTCCTGGCCAGTAACTATTACATCTGGCTCAGTATGAAGCGCATCGAGGGCGTCGAGAAGGTTCGTATGACCATTATAGCCCCGATCGTGATGATCGCGCTTCCCTTGGTCATGACCAAGGTGTTGACGGATTATCCGGCGCCCGATCCCAAGTCGCTGATGTTCCTCTTGCCGATGTTGTTGGCGCCGGCCATTCTCGGTCGCTTTATCCCGATCACGGTCTCCTCGCGGACGGTCATCAAGATCGGTTTCCTGATGGTGGTGGTGGGCAACGCGATCTGGCTCACGCCGCACGGGTTTGCCCCGACCGGCGCCAAGCTGGTTGCAGAATTGGAATTGCCGTCCGATTGGAATTTTCTGGCCTTGATGCCGGCGAAGAATTCAGCGGCCTTCACGCTCGTCTTCGTCACGGTGGTCAATTACATCATCTACAATCGAGCCGTGACGCAAGGGACCATCGTCTGGGGCAAGATCGATTATGCCTCGCAATTCGTTCTGATTTTCCTCGCGTTCAGCGCAATCTGGACGATGGGGCTGATGGGGGCGGTTCGTTCGCTCCTGCGAAAATACTTCCACACATATAACTTGCTGCCGGACTTTACGGCGGAGTCCTTTACGCCGACGCTGGCCTATTCAGCTTGGTACATCACGGGGATTACCGTGGTGTTCTACGCCGTGGTAAGTTTTGCGATTCTGGTGACGTTGCGTGCGTCGCATCCGAAGGAGCATGCGCCTGAGGGCAGTCCGGTTCCGGCTGGAGCGAAGTAG
- a CDS encoding c-type cytochrome, with the protein MKMSWHLMMVLGLGMTVAACGGGEGGGEGPVVPPPPAPAEYADKHMPAGWWADAAKMEEGRKLFIGETNPDVNCASCHGKDGKPVKAGARDFRVGDRMKLYSDAVWFWRISEGVPNTKMKAWKSKLSDEDRWKLVLYERNFGLAGKGWDEGKKAWVDAAAVSTAPAAAAPAAAPEAAPAAPAPAGK; encoded by the coding sequence ATGAAAATGTCGTGGCATCTGATGATGGTGTTGGGTTTGGGTATGACGGTGGCTGCTTGCGGCGGAGGCGAGGGTGGTGGTGAAGGCCCGGTCGTTCCTCCTCCTCCTGCCCCTGCTGAGTATGCCGATAAGCACATGCCTGCCGGCTGGTGGGCGGATGCGGCAAAGATGGAAGAGGGCCGGAAGCTTTTCATCGGCGAGACGAATCCTGACGTGAATTGCGCCAGCTGTCATGGCAAGGACGGCAAGCCGGTCAAGGCGGGCGCCCGCGATTTCCGCGTCGGCGACCGGATGAAGCTGTACTCGGATGCCGTGTGGTTCTGGCGCATTTCGGAAGGCGTGCCGAACACCAAGATGAAGGCCTGGAAGAGCAAATTGTCGGACGAAGACCGTTGGAAGCTCGTATTGTATGAGCGCAACTTCGGATTGGCCGGCAAGGGTTGGGATGAAGGTAAGAAGGCGTGGGTCGATGCGGCGGCCGTGTCGACGGCTCCTGCGGCGGCAGCGCCAGCGGCGGCACCTGAGGCAGCGCCGGCTGCCCCGGCTCCGGCAGGCAAGTAA
- the hpnH gene encoding adenosyl-hopene transferase HpnH codes for MAVPLSQMYTVTKYVLTQKVKRVKRYPLVLMLEPLFRCNLACAGCGKIQYPDHVLDKHLTPEQCWAAAEECGAPIVSIPGGEPLIHPKMAKIVEGLVAQERYVYLCTNAILMERKLDEYKPSKFLTFSVHMDGLKDEHDLAVCRDGVYDVAVRAIKEALKRGHRVTTNTTLFDDANPERVRKFFDEMMALGVEGMMISPGYSYQKAPDQQHFLKRERTRELFSRILGSPKRGWQFNQSPLFLDFLMGKREYQCTPWGNPTYNVFGWQKPCYLLQEGYTKTFRELMADTAWDQYGTGRNEKCADCMVHCGYEASAVEDTFGTVSGFGRTVKLTLLPTSR; via the coding sequence ATGGCCGTACCGCTGTCCCAGATGTATACAGTCACGAAGTATGTGCTCACGCAGAAGGTGAAGCGCGTGAAGCGCTATCCGCTCGTCCTCATGCTGGAGCCGTTGTTTCGCTGCAACTTGGCCTGTGCCGGGTGCGGGAAAATCCAATATCCCGATCATGTGCTCGATAAGCATTTGACCCCCGAGCAATGCTGGGCGGCGGCCGAGGAATGCGGGGCGCCGATCGTCAGTATCCCAGGCGGGGAGCCGCTCATCCATCCCAAGATGGCCAAGATTGTCGAGGGCCTGGTGGCGCAGGAGCGGTATGTGTATCTCTGCACGAACGCCATTTTGATGGAACGGAAGCTGGATGAATACAAACCATCGAAGTTTCTGACCTTCAGTGTGCACATGGATGGATTGAAGGATGAACACGATTTGGCGGTGTGTCGCGACGGGGTCTATGACGTTGCTGTGCGGGCCATCAAGGAAGCGTTGAAGCGCGGCCATCGCGTCACGACCAATACGACATTATTCGATGATGCCAATCCCGAGCGTGTCCGGAAGTTTTTCGATGAAATGATGGCGCTGGGGGTCGAAGGGATGATGATTTCCCCGGGCTACAGCTATCAAAAAGCGCCTGATCAGCAGCACTTCCTCAAGCGTGAACGTACGCGAGAGCTCTTTTCTCGTATTCTCGGCAGCCCCAAGCGGGGCTGGCAGTTCAATCAATCGCCGCTGTTCCTGGACTTTCTGATGGGGAAGCGGGAGTACCAATGCACTCCGTGGGGCAATCCAACGTATAACGTGTTCGGGTGGCAGAAGCCCTGTTACTTGCTGCAAGAAGGCTACACAAAGACCTTCCGCGAGTTGATGGCGGACACGGCATGGGATCAGTACGGAACCGGTCGGAATGAAAAGTGCGCGGACTGCATGGTGCATTGCGGATACGAAGCCTCGGCGGTCGAAGATACCTTCGGGACGGTGTCCGGGTTCGGTCGAACCGTGAAATTGACCCTCTTGCCTACCAGCCGCTGA
- the ispG gene encoding flavodoxin-dependent (E)-4-hydroxy-3-methylbut-2-enyl-diphosphate synthase has product MHIARRKTRQIKVGSLKIGGDAPISVQSMCSTDTRDVAATVEQIRQLETAGCEVIRVAVPDDEAAAALPKIKAAMTVPLIADIHFDHRLALKAAEVVDCVRINPGNIGAWWKVEEVIKAVNERGIPLRVGVNGGSLERHLLDKYGWPSPEALAESALNAVHALEDVGFTNMKVSLKASDVHHAIDAYWLFAHQSNYPLHIGITEAGTAMTGAVKSAMGLGYLLSQGIGDTLRVSLAADPVEEVKVGFEILKSLELRHRGINVIACPTCGRVEIDVVKMANELEKKLGHIKTPLNVSVLGCVVNGIGEGKEADIGVAGGEGKGILFKKGKLVRKVPIEELMDTLIEEVELLAKEKEAEASGEVVASPSNEGWESLGPDPSQSTTLGKEIPVLPNR; this is encoded by the coding sequence ATGCATATAGCCAGACGAAAAACTCGGCAGATCAAGGTTGGCTCGCTCAAGATCGGGGGAGACGCCCCGATATCTGTTCAGTCGATGTGCTCGACCGATACCCGCGATGTCGCTGCGACGGTTGAGCAAATTCGTCAGCTTGAAACGGCCGGCTGTGAAGTGATTCGTGTCGCGGTGCCGGATGATGAGGCGGCTGCGGCTCTCCCGAAAATCAAGGCGGCGATGACCGTCCCGTTGATCGCCGACATTCACTTCGATCACCGGCTGGCACTCAAGGCCGCAGAAGTCGTGGATTGCGTGCGCATCAATCCGGGTAACATCGGGGCATGGTGGAAAGTCGAAGAAGTCATCAAGGCCGTGAATGAGCGAGGCATTCCGTTGCGTGTCGGGGTCAACGGCGGCTCGTTGGAGCGTCACCTGCTCGACAAGTATGGGTGGCCTTCGCCGGAAGCTCTCGCTGAATCTGCACTGAATGCGGTCCATGCGTTGGAGGACGTTGGCTTCACCAACATGAAAGTGTCGCTGAAGGCCTCCGATGTGCATCACGCCATTGATGCCTACTGGCTGTTTGCCCATCAATCCAATTACCCGCTCCATATCGGCATCACTGAAGCCGGGACGGCGATGACCGGTGCCGTCAAGTCGGCCATGGGGCTTGGTTATCTGCTCTCGCAAGGCATCGGCGATACGTTGCGGGTGTCCCTCGCGGCGGATCCTGTCGAGGAAGTCAAGGTCGGTTTTGAGATTTTGAAATCGCTGGAGCTGCGTCATCGCGGAATTAATGTGATCGCCTGTCCGACCTGTGGCCGCGTCGAGATCGATGTGGTGAAGATGGCCAATGAACTCGAAAAGAAACTTGGCCATATCAAGACACCACTCAATGTGTCGGTACTCGGGTGCGTCGTGAATGGAATCGGCGAAGGCAAGGAAGCGGATATCGGGGTGGCCGGCGGCGAAGGCAAAGGAATTCTGTTTAAGAAGGGCAAGCTCGTTCGCAAGGTTCCTATCGAAGAGCTGATGGATACGCTGATCGAAGAAGTGGAGCTTCTCGCAAAAGAAAAAGAGGCTGAGGCGAGCGGGGAGGTTGTCGCTTCCCCTTCTAATGAGGGATGGGAGTCGTTGGGGCCGGATCCCTCGCAATCGACGACGCTGGGTAAAGAGATTCCCGTCCTGCCTAATCGCTAG
- the dxs gene encoding 1-deoxy-D-xylulose-5-phosphate synthase, protein MSILKTIQSPADLKRVSPSQLPALCEEIREQIIGTVSSVGGHLASNLGVVELTVALHYLLKTPTDKIVWDTSNQAYTHKLLTGRREQFHTLRQYGGLSGFCKREESEYDSFNAGHAGTGVSAAFGLVEAREQLRQKNKVVCVVGDGAMTAGMTLEGLHHAGGMGKDFLVILNDNQMSISKNVGAISAYLSRTITGEFYGKMREETGQLLRKIPHIGEDMQKLARRAEELAKGAILPGLLFEELGFQYCGPIDGHNFEHLLPTLENVLKMKGPVLLHVITKKGLGYDPAINNPVWFHACPPFVRETGVPAKKAARPSYTQIAMDSLVKLAREDKRIVAITAAMCEGTGLTGFEKEFPDRLYDVGIAEQHAVTFAAGLATQGLKPVVAMYSTFLQRAYDQVVHDVATQNLPVVFCIDRGGLVAEDGTTHHGAFDYAYLRHAPNMVVMAPKDENELQHMMKTCIQHDGPVSLRYPRGVSLGVPMDAAPAALPIGKGELMKDGSDVAIMAIGVSVWQAMQAAERLTREGISTAVVNARFVKPLDQELIVDVAKQVRYVVTVEEGCKMGGFGSAVLEALSDARITDVTTKVLGLPDWYIEQGPQDFLRERYGLTAEGIYQSVKELVGKAPVTKQDRFAVGASIDHLPHGDEQGS, encoded by the coding sequence ATGTCGATCCTCAAGACCATTCAAAGTCCAGCAGATCTCAAGCGGGTATCGCCGAGCCAATTGCCCGCGCTGTGCGAAGAAATCCGTGAGCAGATCATTGGTACCGTATCCAGCGTTGGCGGACACTTGGCGTCGAATCTCGGCGTGGTGGAACTCACGGTGGCGTTGCACTACCTGTTGAAAACACCGACCGACAAGATCGTCTGGGATACCAGCAATCAGGCTTATACGCACAAGTTGCTGACGGGCCGTCGTGAGCAGTTCCATACGCTACGTCAGTACGGCGGGCTCAGCGGATTTTGTAAAAGAGAAGAAAGCGAATACGATTCCTTCAATGCCGGGCATGCCGGTACGGGCGTGTCGGCGGCATTCGGACTCGTTGAAGCGCGCGAGCAATTGAGACAGAAAAATAAAGTCGTCTGTGTCGTCGGGGACGGCGCGATGACCGCCGGGATGACTCTGGAGGGTCTGCATCATGCCGGCGGGATGGGCAAAGATTTCCTGGTGATCTTGAACGACAATCAAATGTCGATTTCGAAGAACGTCGGCGCGATTTCCGCCTACCTGAGCCGAACTATTACCGGTGAATTTTACGGGAAGATGCGTGAGGAAACCGGCCAACTCCTGCGAAAGATTCCTCACATCGGGGAGGACATGCAGAAGCTGGCTCGCCGGGCCGAAGAGCTGGCGAAGGGAGCGATTCTTCCTGGATTGCTGTTCGAAGAACTGGGTTTCCAGTATTGCGGGCCGATCGATGGCCACAACTTTGAGCATTTGCTCCCGACCTTGGAGAATGTGCTGAAGATGAAGGGGCCGGTCTTACTGCACGTGATTACGAAGAAGGGTCTCGGGTATGACCCGGCCATCAATAACCCGGTCTGGTTCCATGCCTGTCCGCCCTTCGTGCGCGAGACCGGTGTGCCGGCGAAAAAGGCCGCGCGCCCCTCATATACCCAAATTGCCATGGACTCGCTGGTCAAGCTGGCTCGCGAGGACAAGCGGATCGTCGCTATTACGGCGGCGATGTGCGAAGGAACCGGTCTCACAGGGTTTGAAAAAGAATTCCCCGATCGGTTGTACGATGTGGGAATCGCCGAACAGCATGCCGTGACATTCGCGGCCGGACTGGCGACGCAGGGTCTGAAACCTGTGGTGGCCATGTACTCGACCTTCTTGCAGCGCGCCTACGATCAGGTAGTGCACGATGTGGCCACGCAGAATCTCCCCGTCGTTTTCTGTATCGATCGCGGTGGTCTCGTTGCGGAAGACGGCACCACGCACCATGGGGCGTTCGACTACGCCTATCTGCGGCACGCCCCGAATATGGTGGTGATGGCGCCGAAGGATGAGAACGAGCTGCAGCACATGATGAAGACCTGCATCCAGCATGACGGGCCGGTCTCGCTCCGTTATCCGCGCGGGGTCAGCCTCGGGGTTCCGATGGACGCCGCTCCTGCCGCACTCCCGATCGGGAAGGGCGAGTTGATGAAGGACGGATCCGATGTCGCAATCATGGCCATCGGAGTCTCGGTCTGGCAGGCAATGCAAGCGGCCGAACGGCTCACCAGGGAGGGTATTTCAACCGCCGTGGTGAACGCCCGATTCGTGAAACCGCTCGATCAGGAGCTGATCGTCGATGTGGCCAAACAGGTGCGATATGTGGTGACGGTAGAAGAGGGCTGCAAGATGGGCGGCTTCGGCTCCGCAGTGCTCGAAGCGTTGTCCGATGCCCGCATCACCGACGTGACGACTAAGGTGCTCGGGCTTCCGGATTGGTATATTGAGCAAGGGCCCCAGGATTTCTTGCGGGAGCGGTATGGGCTCACGGCGGAAGGCATTTATCAAAGCGTGAAGGAACTCGTCGGGAAGGCTCCGGTCACGAAACAAGATCGGTTCGCGGTCGGCGCGTCGATCGATCATCTCCCGCACGGGGACGAGCAGGGGAGCTGA
- a CDS encoding DUF3187 family protein, protein MSWGQILFAILFVSIVLTGGAIPPLLWAEGFGPFPVRNFQPVHQLVLGMPGDRATVLKPGSLDLRIELANTANIFSDATPQTSVTMKFESIRSGLFLRYGVTERLEMAVEVPIVNRYRGIMEGMITAVERATTGLAPDRRALKGTGYAYQVTSGGRTVINAREGVVGLGDASVMGKYQVLTETSSLPALSLRAALKLPTGDESHLLGSGSPDYGFGLALEKHVAKDWMVYANINGVIPTGHIAGFGLQPVVSALVAVEYLWSENFSIVGHFDYFSSPLYGTGTHVFDKGVTEGVLGFSYRLRPQLLWQVYAVENLDFIVGSAADFTLSTVVTFQFGS, encoded by the coding sequence ATGTCGTGGGGTCAGATTCTATTCGCCATCCTGTTCGTGAGTATCGTGTTGACGGGTGGGGCGATCCCTCCGCTCCTATGGGCTGAAGGGTTTGGACCGTTCCCCGTGAGAAATTTTCAGCCGGTGCACCAATTAGTGCTTGGAATGCCCGGCGATCGCGCGACGGTCTTGAAGCCCGGATCCCTCGATCTCCGTATCGAACTCGCCAATACCGCCAACATCTTTTCCGATGCTACCCCGCAGACGTCAGTCACGATGAAGTTTGAGAGTATCCGGTCAGGATTGTTTCTCCGCTATGGAGTGACCGAGCGGCTGGAGATGGCCGTGGAAGTACCGATAGTGAACCGCTATCGGGGTATCATGGAAGGCATGATCACGGCGGTTGAGCGGGCGACGACCGGCCTGGCGCCTGATCGAAGGGCGCTCAAGGGAACAGGGTATGCCTACCAGGTGACATCGGGCGGACGCACCGTGATTAATGCGCGGGAGGGTGTCGTTGGATTGGGCGATGCCTCGGTGATGGGCAAGTATCAGGTGCTGACGGAGACGAGTTCATTGCCGGCCTTGTCGCTTCGCGCTGCACTGAAACTTCCAACGGGAGACGAATCGCACCTCTTGGGAAGCGGCAGTCCGGATTACGGGTTTGGCTTGGCCCTGGAGAAACATGTGGCCAAGGACTGGATGGTGTATGCGAACATCAACGGGGTGATTCCGACTGGCCACATTGCAGGATTCGGGTTGCAGCCGGTCGTCTCTGCCCTGGTGGCAGTGGAGTATCTCTGGTCGGAGAATTTCTCCATCGTGGGACATTTCGACTATTTCTCGTCGCCGCTGTACGGAACCGGCACGCATGTGTTCGACAAGGGAGTCACGGAAGGCGTGCTCGGTTTTAGCTATCGCTTGCGCCCGCAGCTGCTCTGGCAGGTGTACGCGGTGGAAAATCTCGATTTCATTGTCGGGAGTGCCGCCGATTTTACCCTCTCCACAGTGGTGACATTTCAATTTGGGTCATGA